Proteins co-encoded in one Triplophysa dalaica isolate WHDGS20190420 chromosome 16, ASM1584641v1, whole genome shotgun sequence genomic window:
- the kdm3b gene encoding lysine-specific demethylase 3B isoform X2 has translation MGDSLGLIGKRLLLLLNDGGSAATTGGEVERAAWLRGIVRAVSLIGLASPGVEVFLEFEDCPWRRRSWVQVYGDEVRAVLMESDIVWANCSDPSLAAAAAGATSNQWPALMFKPVVDRVGLGSTIPVEFFGTRTLGFLPNGNSLHTFEADKDIRHALLQEQPSLQATISSWQSDSELQEILRKGSYTIQGRRVQVYQPEFDEPWAFGLVSQHDPVSHIMEITMDQGEETQVVDPRVIHVMLAVEQLDESQDRRRKEGDGGKGEGSRRRRTESEGDEDVTLKRFKGAGEGASDSQNGNGSSKDAEAMVTSVETVGVGVVEGKDAGVGVGGRVTSTCSPVASQGSSNDSTSSQQDHIRTAGPVKENGSIPNQERTVSAVSSVLPSSTPTPPPLKPAPSPFSNTFPSLGQMPSLVPGAPAPKTSPSLPAPEREDSVLLGYPKTAALVSPGPVTISSPSQDNASSVALSAPVDANQKSMWGSTPEASQTPKSASLASTGFEIPAQTNGSSQEDKPFGFFAGAKEPQRRDSDSSQNLFFQCMTQNPSITPGQSKAFTPLSECLAKEPPTLFKANAPSEGFKKAVVASASAGLFGSSSATSLSPLKEPSKVPDIKPAGNGILANKPFGAVGEKLPASFSTAIGGGQAVSSAEVLKSSLGLGSSGTGNSGIKNVNSSSPVTGFGLLAGNKGSETHENLFLQASKETNPFLAYGGAVSHSPFNTLSTSKSSPTPSTSAVPPSGSTSLLAQNPVNDGKSNLFTMAEPPKGILTPQVAPSSLKTGAQDGQQTSKPKEGSEVSAGNHGSAEGQGVSTSDQTSQKFGLEERGQSTKRDSESSSNSDLSDLSEAEDNSAQSQKTGVHLAAEGKSKTQPAAKSRPRSKPIKVGQSVLKDQSKVRRLKQSGESFLQDGSCINVAPHLHKCRECRLERYRKSREQDSDDDDPNVACRFFHFRRLAFTKKGVLRVEGFLSPQQSDGMAMGLWLPSTTAKEGLDLDTSKYILANVGDQFCQLVMSEKEAMMMVEPHQKVAWKRAVRGVREMCDVCETTLFNIHWVCRKCGFGVCLDCYRLRKNRPPEVDDGPDEDVFSWLKCAKGQPHEPQNLMPTQIIPGTALYSIGDMVHAARGKWGIKANCPCTSRHSKPLVRPSAPNGLSQSGAALGTGNGATSTLTTPRPNGESATGVVVKTESIEEGVTTDSTSSTTAANSNTTIPLPAQTLGTKDSKGNCSALHWLADLATQKEPKESLRSMMGRDSRAPFGLDAFSTLSKPSGSTPKLFNSLLLGSGPSQPKTEGSLRDLLNSGPGKLPQGSTEGGVPFPSVFSTASADKMKGGLPNFLDHIIASVVETKKAEGRRASGSTESGESGSVPRREGLMGLSVLDSHTSHSWLCDGRLLCLQDPSNGNNWKIFRECWKQGQPVLVSGIHKKLKSNLWKPEAFSKEFGDQDVDLVNCRNCAIISDVKVREFWDGFQVISKRLQGGDGQPMVLKLKDWPPGEDFRDMMPTRFDDLMDNLPLPEYTKRDGRLNLASRLPNFFVRPDLGPKMYNAYGLISTEDRKVGTTNLHLDVSDAVNVMVYVGIPEGDDNYENEVMQTIEEGDVDDMTKRRVYEMKEKPGALWHIYAAKDAEKIRELLRKVGEEQGQENPPDHDPIHDQSWYLDQALRRRLYEDYGVQGWSIVQFLGDAVFIPAGAPHQVHNLYSCIKVAEDFVSPEHVKHCFRLTQEFRHLSTTHTNHEDKLQVKNIIYHAVKDAVGTLKAHESKLCRS, from the exons ATGGGGGACTCGTTAGGTCTGATCGGGAAGCGCCTGCTACTGCTGCTCAATGACGGCGGCTCCGCGGCGACAACGGGCGGTGAGGTGGAGCGGGCGGCCTGGCTCCGCGGCATCGTGCGGGCGGTCAGTTTGATCGGGTTGGCGAGCCCCGGGGTGGAG GTGTTTCTGGAGTTTGAGGACTGCCCTTGGAGGCGGCGCTCCTGGGTGCAGGTGTACGGGGACGAGGTGCGTGCGGTTCTCATGGAGAGCGACATTGTCTGGGCAAACTGCAGCGACCCTTCCCTCGCGGCTGCTGCTGCGGGAGCGACCAGTAACCAATGGCCTGCCCTG ATGTTCAAACCTGTGGTTGATCGTGTTGGTTTGGGATCCACGATTCCTGTCGAGTTCTTCGGGACAAGAACTTTGGGGTTTCTGCCCAACGGCAATTCACTGCACACTTTTGAG GCTGATAAAGATATTAGGCATGCACTGCTACAGGAGCAGCCATCACTTCAAGCTACCATCAGCAGCTGGCAAAGTGACTCGGAGTTGCAGGAGATCCTGCGGAAAG GATCATACACCATTCAGGGTCGGAGGGTGCAGGTGTACCAGCCAGAGTTTGATGAGCCCTGGGCCTTTGGACTTGTCTCTCAGCATGATCCTGTTTCACATATTATGGAGATTACCATGGACCAG GGTGAGGAGACACAGGTGGTCGATCCTCGGGTTATTCATGTAATGCTTGCTGTGGAACAGTTAGATGAG AGCCAAGATCGTCGCAGGAAGGAGGGTGATGGTGGGAAAGGTGAGGGCAGTCGACGTCGCCGAACAGAATCCGAAGGCGATGAAGATGTCACTCTCAAGCGTTTCAAGGGAGCTGGGGAAGGTGCCTCTGACAGCCAGAATGGGAATGGCTCCAGCAAGGATGCTGAGGCTATGGTAACAAGCGTAGAGACTGTGGGAGTGGGAGTAGTGGAGGGAAAAGACGCTGGGGTTGGAGTAGGTGGGAGGGTGACCAGCACCTGTAGTCCAGTGGCAAGCCAAGGTTCCTCTAACGACAGCACTTCCTCTCAGCAGGACCACATAAGGACTGCAGGTCCCGTCAAGGAGAACGGCAGCATCCCAAACCAAGAACGGACAGTATCTGCAGTATCGTCTGTGCTACCTTCATCCACTCCAACACCACCTCCTTTGAAACCAGCCCCTTCGCCTTTTTCTAACACTTTTCCTTCTTTGGGCCAAATGCCCAGTTTGGTGCCCGGGGCTCCCGCCCCAAAAACATCCCCTTCACTCCCAGCACCTGAGAGGGAGGACAGTGTTCTTTTAGGGTATCCTAAAACAGCTGCTCTGGTGTCTCCAGGTCCTGTGACCATCTCTTCACCTTCCCAGGACAATGCTTCGAGTGTGGCTCTTTCAGCTCCTGTAGATGCAAACCAGAAGTCCATGTGGGGATCAACACCAGAGGCGAGTCAG acGCCCAAGTCCGCCTCACTAGCTTCTACAGGATTTGAGATCCCTGCACAGACAAATGGCTCTTCCCAGGAGGACAAGCCTTTTGGGTTTTTTGCCGGTGCAAAAGAACCGCAAAGACGCGATTCCGATTCCTCACAGAACCTGTTCTTCCAGTGCATGACTCAGAACCCGAGCATCACTCCGGGCCAGTCCAAAGCCTTCACACCGTTGTCCGAGTGCCTAGCCAAGGAACCGCCCACTCTGTTTAAGGCTAACGCTCCATCTGAGGGCTTCAAAAAAGCAGTTGTGGCATCCGCGTCAGCTGGACTGTTTGGCTCATCTTCCGCTACTAGCCTGTCACCACTGAAAGAGCCGTCTAAAGTGCCTGATATCAAACCAGCAGGCAATGGAATTCTTGCAAACAAGCCTTTCGGAGCGGTGGGGGAGAAACTCCCAGCCTCTTTCTCAACAGCCATAGGTGGCGGCCAGGCTGTAAGTTCCGCAGAGGTCCTGAAATCCTCTTTGGGCTTAGGATCCAGCGGAACTGGGAACAGTGggataaaaaatgtaaatagttctAGTCCTGTCACAGGTTTTGGTTTGCTTGCTGGCAACAAGGGTTCAGAAACTCATGAGAACCTGTTCCTACAGGCCTCAAAAGAAACAAACCCATTTCTGGCTTACGGAGGAGCTGTTTCGCACAGTCCGTTTAACACGTTGTCAACTTCGAAGTCATCACCTACCCCGTCCACATCTGCTGTTCCACCTTCAGGCAGCACTAGTCTACTCGCTCAAAATCCTGTTAATGACGGCAAATCTAATTTATTTACAATGGCAGAACCTCCCAAGGGAATCTTAACCCCCCAGGTAGCACCTTCCTCTCTTAAGACGGGGGCCCAGGATGGGCAACAGACATCCAAACCAAAAGAGGGTTCGGAGGTTAGCGCGGGAAACCATGGCAGCGCTGAAGGTCAAGGTGTGTCTACATCTGACCAGACATCACAGAAGTTTGGCCTGGAGGAACGCGGGCAGTCAACGAAAAGAGACTCTGAGTCCAGTAGCAACAGCGACCTGTCTGACTTGAGTGAGGCAGAGGATAATTCGGCTCAAAGCCAGAAGACTGGGGTTCATTTAGCAGCTGAGGGGAAGAGTAAGACCCAGCCTGCAGCTAAAAGTCGTCCGCGGAGTAAACCTATCAAAG TGGGACAGTCGGTGTTGAAGGATCAGAGTAAGGTCCGGCGTTTGAAGCAGTCTGGCGAGTCCTTCCTGCAGGATGGTTCCTGCATTAACGTGGCGCCTCACCTGCACAAATGTCGCGAGTGCCGGCTTGAGCGTTACAGGAAATCACGTGAACAGGATTCGGATGATGACGATCCAAACGTGGCCTGCCGCTTCTTCCACTTTCGCAg actggcttttactaaaaaggGAGTCTTGCGTGTGGAAGGTTTTCTGAGCCCTCAGCAGAGTGATGGCATGGCAATGGGCCTGTGGCTTCCTTCCACCACAGCAAAGGAGGGACTTGACCTGGACACCTCCAAATACATTTTGGCCAATGTCGGTGACCAGTTTTGCCAGCTGGTTATGTCCGAGAAAGAGGCCATGATGATGGTAGAACCACATC AAAAAGTTGCATGGAAGCGAGCTGTCAGGGGTGTGAGAGAAATGTGTGATGTATGTGAAACAACACTCTTCAACATCCACTGGGTGTGTCGCAAATGTGGCTTCGGTGTTTGTCTCGACTGTTATCGACTACGCAAGAACAGGCCACCTGAAG TAGACGATGGCCCTGATGAAGATGTGTTTTCATGGCTCAAATGCGCGAAAGGCCAGCCTCACGAACCACAGAACCTCATGCCAACTCAAATTATACCAGGCACAG CCTTGTACAGCATAGGTGACATGGTACATGCAGCCAGAGGAAAATGGGGGATCAAAGCTAACTGTCCCTGTACTAGTCGACATAGCAAGCCTTTGGTGCGGCCGAGTGCCCCAAATGGCCTTTCACAG TCGGGTGCAGCTCTCGGTACAGGGAATGGAGCCACCTCCACCCTAACCACACCCCGTCCGAACGGGGAATCTGCGACAGGTGTGGTGGTTAAAACGGAATCGATTGAAGAGGGGGTTACTACAGACTCAACATCAAGCACTACTGCCGCAAACAGCAACACAACTATTCCTCTTCCTGCACAGACACTAGGCACAAAAGACAGCAAAGGAAATTGCTCAGCCCTTCACTGGCTGGCTGATCTGGCCACGCAGAAGGAGCCCAAAG AGTCTCTGCGCTCCATGATGGGTCGTGACTCGCGCGCTCCGTTCGGTCTGGATGCCTTCAGCACTCTCTCCAAACCCTCTGGATCCACCCCTAAGCTTTTCAATAGTCTGTTGCTGGGCTCCGGCCCTTCCCAACCCAAAACAGAAGGTAGCCTCAGAGATCTGCTTAACTCTGGTCCTGGGAAGCTTCCACAAGGTTCCACAGAGGGTGGAGTCCCATTCCCTTCAGTATTCTCCACAGCAAGT GCTGATAAAATGAAGGGAGGCCTTCCAAACTTCTTGGATCATATCATTGCGTCGGTGGTTGAGACAAAGAAGGCGGAGGGTCGGCGCGCATCGGGGTCTACAGAAAGCGGAGAGTCTGGCAGTGTTCCACGCAGAGAGGGCTTGATGGGTTTGAGCGTTTTAGACTCCCACACATCCCACTCGTGGCTGTGTGACGGACGCCTGCTGTGCCTGCAGGACCCTAGCAACGGTAACAATTGGAAGATCTTCAGAGAGTGCTGGAAACAAGGACAG CCTGTGCTGGTCTCAGGCATACACAAGAAGCTGAAGAGTAACTTGTGGAAGCCCGAGGCCTTCAGTAAGGAGTTTGGAGACCAGGATGTTGACCTGGTCAACTGTAGGAACTGCGCCATCATATCTGATGTCAAAGTCAGAGAGTTCTGGGATGGCTTCCAGGTTATTTCCA AGCGATTACAAGGTGGAGACGGTCAGCCTATGGTACTAAAACTTAAAGATTGGCCTCCTGGAGAAGATTTCAGAGACATGATGCCCACTAG GTTCGATGATCTCATGGACAATCTTCCTCTACCAGAGTACACAAAAAGAGATGGACGTCTTAACTTGGCCTCTCGTCTTCCTAACTTCTTTGTTCGTCCAGATCTCGGCCctaaaatgtataatgcataTG GGCTGATTTCCACAGAAGATAGGAAGGTTGGCACCACTAACCTGCATCTTGATGTATCCGATGCAGTCAACGTCATGGTTTACGTTGGCATCCCAGAGGGAGATGACAACTATGAAAATG AGGTGATGCAGACCATAGAAGAAGGTGATGTCGATGATATGACTAAGAGAAGAGtttatgaaatgaaagaaaaacctGGTGCTCTCTGGCACATCTACGCCGCCAAAGATGCTGAAAAAATCCGTGAGCTCCTTCGAAAG GTTGGGGAGGAGCAGGGTCAAGAGAACCCACCAGACCACGACCCGATCCATGACCAGAGCTGGTATCTGGACCAGGCGCTACGTCGCAGGCTGTACGAGGACTATGGGGTCCAGGGTTGGTCCATTGTTCAGTTTTTGGGAGATGCTGTTTTCATTCCAGCTGGAGCACCACATCAG GTGCACAACCTGTACAGCTGTATTAAGGTTGCGGAGGACTTTGTGTCTCCTGAACACGTGAAGCACTGTTTCAGACTGACGCAAGAGTTCCGCCACCTTTCCACCACTCACACAAACCATGAAGACAAGCTTCAG GTGAAGAACATCATCTACCATGCCGTGAAGGATGCTGTGGGAACGCTAAAAGCCCACGAGTCCAAGCTATGCCGCTCTTAA